A window of Phragmitibacter flavus contains these coding sequences:
- a CDS encoding thymidylate synthase, with the protein MFQTLEARTANDLWKQAAEWFRQDDKSVRQASRNGPTQEVMNVALSLQYPRQRWIAARVPAMNPAFAIAEVVWIVSGRNDSAMLNYFNAVLPRYAGEGTTYHGAYGHRIRSSFGVDQLERAYHALSAKSDSRQVVLQIWDSRIDLPSENGSEASKDVPCNVCSLLKVRDGKLEWTQIMRSNDLFRGFPHNVIQFSSLQEILAGWLKVEVGAYHHYSDSLHLYDQDGDVASHFEDISSPDNEDTLSLVKSESDAAFLMLGQLCDFCANTERSSDEVFNHVSNLHLPAGHANLARVLAADALRRRNAFGQAQEVMQQCTNPCLRFMTQRWFSKPR; encoded by the coding sequence ATGTTCCAAACCCTAGAAGCTAGAACAGCAAACGATTTATGGAAGCAGGCCGCGGAATGGTTTCGGCAAGACGATAAATCCGTGAGGCAAGCCAGTCGCAATGGCCCGACACAAGAGGTGATGAATGTCGCACTCTCACTTCAATACCCTCGCCAGCGATGGATTGCGGCGCGAGTTCCGGCGATGAATCCTGCTTTTGCTATCGCCGAAGTGGTCTGGATTGTGTCCGGTCGAAACGATTCGGCGATGCTCAACTATTTCAATGCCGTCTTGCCTCGATACGCCGGTGAAGGAACAACTTACCATGGAGCTTATGGCCATCGGATACGCTCCAGTTTCGGAGTCGATCAGTTAGAGCGGGCATACCATGCGCTTTCAGCCAAATCGGATTCAAGGCAGGTGGTGCTTCAAATCTGGGATTCGCGGATAGACCTGCCAAGTGAGAACGGCTCCGAAGCAAGCAAAGATGTTCCGTGTAATGTTTGCTCGCTGCTCAAAGTTCGCGACGGGAAACTGGAATGGACTCAGATCATGCGAAGTAACGATCTTTTTCGTGGGTTCCCACATAATGTTATTCAATTTAGTTCGCTTCAGGAAATACTCGCCGGATGGCTGAAAGTGGAGGTTGGTGCCTATCATCATTATAGCGACAGTCTTCACCTGTATGATCAAGATGGGGATGTGGCGTCTCATTTCGAAGACATCAGCAGTCCCGACAATGAAGACACTTTGAGCTTGGTGAAGTCAGAATCAGACGCTGCTTTTCTCATGCTTGGACAGCTTTGTGACTTTTGTGCGAATACTGAGCGATCCTCTGATGAGGTATTTAATCATGTTTCCAACCTGCACCTACCAGCAGGACACGCAAATCTGGCACGAGTATTGGCTGCCGATGCTTTGAGACGCAGGAATGCATTTGGCCAAGCTCAAGAGGTCATGCAACAATGCACCAATCCGTGCCTGCGTTTTATGACGCAACGCTGGTTCTCCAAGCCGCGATGA
- a CDS encoding TIR domain-containing protein — translation MSTESTRRHVFISHHHKDDATVDKMTKLLEKHGSDTRNSSIRAKPANQERLDRGLVKAATIQRLLRMKMSWAGAVVVIIGKETHLRPWVNWEIQEAERQGKRIVGVWEEGGKDYQLPTNLDAYADAIVGWQADQIMGAIDGKINNWRKPDGSSPPPRSIKRITCQ, via the coding sequence ATGTCCACCGAATCGACCCGGCGTCATGTCTTTATAAGTCATCATCACAAGGATGATGCGACGGTAGACAAGATGACAAAGTTGCTTGAAAAGCATGGTTCCGACACTCGGAACAGTTCAATTCGGGCGAAGCCAGCGAACCAGGAACGACTTGATCGAGGGCTCGTTAAAGCGGCCACAATTCAGCGCCTCCTTCGCATGAAGATGTCTTGGGCGGGAGCAGTGGTTGTCATCATCGGTAAGGAGACGCACTTACGCCCATGGGTGAATTGGGAGATTCAAGAGGCAGAACGGCAGGGAAAGCGCATTGTCGGGGTATGGGAAGAGGGTGGCAAGGATTACCAACTCCCGACAAATTTGGATGCATACGCTGATGCGATCGTTGGATGGCAAGCCGATCAAATTATGGGAGCGATTGACGGGAAAATCAACAACTGGCGGAAGCCAGATGGCAGTTCGCCTCCTCCTAGGTCAATCAAACGGATAACTTGTCAATAG